The DNA sequence TTGAACCTAATTGTCCCGGATTGAAGGCTTTTTACTTGTCTTTATCACTTTTAAAATGTTATTCTAATACTAGTGATCATAacgtaataaaatatgtaccACTATGAATCTTTATCAAACTTCTTTTGTCTGTAAAtgctttttataaaatattcaaagataCGAGATGGTAATAGATTacgaataattttttttttcttttgaaaattcaaaacaaagaCTCATAAGGTCTTCGGCCCAATCCATTTTCCCTTGcccaataataaattaatattgggCTTAAGCTTTATTTTAGGGCCTTGCTGAACAATGGGCTGGGCACCTGGTGGTGATAACAGATCCCAGGCCTAACACAAGTTGTTGAATTCGTTGAGAAAATTCATAGCAGCAGATTCAAAGCCTCGAAGAGCTCTCCTGCAAATCAATCATGGATTACAGCTTTCAACCACTTAGAATCATATCTTTTGATTAATCAATGTTGCAGAAAATACCTTGAAAACTTCTAAACACAGCTTCTTACTTCCCAAGTCACccaaaatcttaattttttgttaggcatttcatcgaacagttcgaacttttttttttgttttagccCCTTGGGCCTACGTTGAGCCCACACCTATGGGGCCTATGTTAAAGCTCATGCCAATGGGCCCCACAATAAGGCCATATCTACTGGGCCAATACTAAAGATCATGTCATTTGGGTTCATAATACATTAACCATCATTCTCTTCCTAATTATTTCCACACCATAATGGcataatatatattgttacactaattatttgtatgttaggaagaaaataacaaaattattcgGTTACTTCAGtagttttattactctttaCATACATTAtttcattcaaaattaaattagataatttactagcaattcttttatttgtgtagTACACTTTATTAGATTACTGCACTTggtatattttgaaaatgactaaactcaattatttaattgaaaaattagtaCAAGTCgaattaccatttttggtcACTGAATTTTTAGTTCTCATAATCTGTATCCTCATAATCTTCTTCATTCCTTTGTATCCTCACAGTTCTCATATTCTTCATCATAGTTCTCTTCCTCTAATTCCTCGTAATCCTCATAATCTTCTTCATCGTCCGAATCCTCTTCCTTAGTACCCTTATAATCTTCTTCGTCTGAATCCCCCTCCTAAGTAACCTTATTATCTTCTTCGTCCGAATCCTCTTCCTCAGTATCCATAtaatcttcatcatcttcagtATCCTTATAATCTTCATCGTCCGAATCCTCTTCCTTGGTAACCTTATAATCTTCATCATCGTCTGTATCAAGGAGGTAAGATGTGTTAATTTGATGTATTGGTAACTTATCTTGATTTAGATTGTTAGTCTAAAAATGGCTTTAAGTGTAAAAATGGATTTagtgagaattaaaaaaaaatgataaatgtacAATCTCTCCATAACATTCACCATCCTCTGCCCAATTggaaatttcatcaaaatcatccCCTTTGTTTGTATCCCCATCGTCAGAGATGTATATCTGCAGTAATGATTTTAAAAGAGCACGATTGGGCGTTAAAAGTTGAACAAGAAACgataatttattatcatttaaatttcaagACGAAGTTTCTAGTCTTTTTTTGATTTACATGTGTTTGCAGCAGCCCACGAGAGGATTGGAAATGTGTTGAATTGTTGAATCTTGAATTTCACGTGAAATTTTCATGGTCACAAGTTGTGACTGGTGATTGTTACAAAATGAATGTCCTTAAGTCTCCCACcgtgacaaaaaaaaaaaaaccaattttactaattatttaataaaaccCCAAAATTCATAGGCTACCATAccttaaaaaacaaaataaattaaattaggcCTGAAGTTTATTTAGGCCCCTCATGCAAAGCCCAAATTACAAAACGGAACGTGATTATTGGGCCCATATATATAGCCCAATTGAAACACATTTATACTGACGCAAAATATCAGGaaactatttaaaaatttatttttcttacaaaCTTTAAACTTTACGTATAATCATCACATACGATATGCTTAccacagaaaatgaaattgatgtgATTACAAAATCTTTAGAAGACGAATATGATCatctatctcattttattatagtcAGATTTCATTGCCGATGAGAAAAATTCGAcaactatttaaattcatgatattatatgttaaatttaaaatttatgagaatttttttttaaaaacaaattcgTGATATTAGGCGCCAATGTCCAATTTTTAAATGCCAAATgagtattattattcaatcaaattcAACCCATAACAATATTCAATCCATACCTAGTTCACTCAAGTTACTCATTTCCTGTAAATTGGTCGCATATATGGGCAATTCATTTATTCAAGGCCCATcaagtatttttttacaaGGCCCATCAAGTAATGAGAGGTTCCACATGATCAGCTTGCCAGAAATGCCATAGCCAAGGGAGTGAAAAAGGTCAGcagtttttccatttccaaatttatgccctctttattttcttggttATATGTTTAGGTTCTATTGAAAACTTGGGAATAATGGCGTCAATTTTACCGTTTCATGAGAAATTTGggaataattttgattttattgtttcatGACTGATTTTCTTTGCGAATATTCTGATGTATCTTAGTtctaaaattgatgaaatgtTGTATAATTCTGTTTTGCTTTTCAATTGTGCTGctgcaataatttttttttttggttttatgcGGTGTGGAAGCTGGTTTCCTGCTTGGGTTAAGTAGTAGCTGTAGCTGTTTAATGGGTTCAATGCACACTCTCACTTATCACTAAGCACTGTTTTACTCTTTGCTAATTAATCCAACATAAATTCAGGTCACAACCCAATAATACATACTGATTATTCAGGCATTGGTATTCAAACCAAAATACTTTGATTGACTTGAGTATTACTTTGTAGCAGCTGATTCAAAGCCTTGAGAAGCTCTCCTGCAAATCAAAACTGCATTActacacttttctttacatctTTAGCTGAATACtgcaaataaagaaaaatttccCTATGAACTCACATGCTCTTTGACATTGGCATAAGCCTaccatcttcttcaacacacCCCTGCCAAAAACAACCAAACACAACATCAAATACCAAACAACATTCCTCTGcattaaacaaacaaaacaaaacaatctAAAACTCACATGCTCCTTGATGTTGGCACTTGCTTCGGTTTCCTGTTCCTCATACGAATATTCATGATCATTCTCTTCCTCATCTTCGTCATTTGAATCCTCATCAGCACCCTTGCCTATATACTCAACCTTACTGTCAGATTTtcaataaaacaatttaaagaTGATCATCCACATATATAATACCTTCATCATCCTCGTATGTATCCTCGTGATCGTATGTGTATTTCCTATCATTCTTTGCTCATCCTCCACATTTGCATCCTCGTCCTCGCCTGTATCCTCAACATTAGAGCCagtttttcaataaaaaaaaaattaaaagatgatCATAATATAATGCTACTACTCTCCTATTTGCTCCTCCTCATACCTTCATCATCCTCTCCTCGATTGGCAATTTCTTTACCATAATCCTCTTCCTTTATATCCTCATGATCGGACGTACATTTTTCACCATTGTTCTCTTCCCGGTCTTTCTCATTTGTATCCTCGTCAATGCCCCCACCTATATCCTCAACATTAGAGCCAATTTTTCAGTAAGAATTTAAAGACACTCTAATTAATTGTTCCACCACATTCACATGTATAATACCTTCAACATCACCCTCTTTGTCTGAATCCTCAACTTCCCTGCAACAATGAATTTGACAGAGGATCATTAAATTGaacaataatttatgtttttagcAGTCACATCTTTTTGGTAAAATGAAACAAGAGAAATTTTGTCAGCAAAGTGATGGTATTTCTAAGCcttgaaatcaaaatattagttaCATGAATCGAACCAACTATTCAAAACAACAACATTTGTAATGATATTACCTTTTGATAtcaaaacaatttatatactTCAATACCCAACATAATCCAAAGTTAAGATTCCTAATCTAACAGCTCAATAATTCATACCACAACTGATTTTGAATGTGCAGATACAAAAGGTAGTGTCGTCTCACCTTATCGCCTTAGGTATATGGTCACCTCCATACCTGAAAATTGGGAGTACATAAATATTAGGAAGTTATAGCAACCtaaaatacttatttaataggagtattatataacAGCAAAAATGTTGATTAAGTCTGTTGTGAGCCTAAGTATAATTTGAAATCTCAGTCTATTTTAAGACTAAGacatgatttgatttgatgaagGACTAACCTCTCATATTTGAAAGTTATCGGTTTCTCGTAAAATGAAGAAGATCCAATAACCGTAAGCTTATTAGTTCGTGCTGGTTGTAATTGGGTCGCACAAGTCAAAGCTAAAGGATTACAGTCCTCTAATTCAATCGCCACGATCTCAAATCCAAGTTCGGCATATATTGAAGTAGGCCCAGAGACCTCTTTTAGTTTGTAGCAATGTTTCAAGCTTAGGTAGTCAAGCTTAGGAAAGCTACCAAGTCTTGGATTCCATTGCACCAAATCACTTTCTTCAATTAGAAGAAACTTAAGTTCCCAAAAACTCTCTCTTTTTGCTTCCCAACACGAACCCAGAAAGGCGTAGGATCGCAGTTTGAGGGCTTCAAGATATGGCAAAGATCCAACGACATCCATGTATTCCCAGGGAAATCCCATGCCACTCAAATgtaactttttcaaattacGTGGTAACTTCAATGACCCAGGCGTCACCGGGTAAACATGACCATGCTTGATCACAGGATTTGTGATATTGAATTTGAGTATCTCCAAACTTCCAAGTATTGAAATACAACCAAAGCAACGCAGAAGGTCATTATGGTCATCATAAGGAGTCAGCTCAATCTGTATTCTTAATTTCCTTATGTTAGGAATTCTTCTGGAGAGCTGCGAGATTGTACATATGCTAGCATTCACACCTACAAGTGTTTTGAGCTTTTTTAAAGAAGAAAGATGAGATGGAGCTACAAGGCTCTTTCCCAATATCTCAATATGCTCTAACTCTTGCATATCCCAAATTTGTATTGGCACATATGATGCAGCTCTAAGTCGTCTAATTTTCATATGTGGATGGATAATCAAGACTCGAAGGTTGAAAAGTTTGGATATAGTTGCAGGGAGTTCTCCGTTGTAAGTTAGGGCAAGGTACTTTAGTTGGAATAGGGACAAAAATTCTATTGGGAAAGTATAGAAACGTTGTCTGAGAGCATCTATTTCTCTAAGCAATCTGAAACCAACATCTATAGGGATTGGATATTGGTGGTAAGGACCATAGAAAAGGAGAGAACGTGCATAGGATGCACAGTTCAATCTCACTGAGTCGCGAAACTCTTTGATGCCAAACAAGATGTTATTTTCGAGACACAAGCCGCGTTGACCTTTTAGACCTTCTAAGGCATCAATCAACTTATTTAGGACATGATAAAACTTGTTCTGACTAGCTTCTCCTCTACACACATGCCGCCATGAAGAATGAAGCCAACAAGTTTTATACTCTCCAATAGAAAACTCATCTGATGTTTTATTCACACTCTTAAAGCTACGTAAAACAAGACTAAAGTAGATAGCTAGCTCTCTCAAGCATCTCCGATCATACCACAACCCCTCCGCAGTGAGCATGGTGATGATCTTGGAAGGAGGGGTGTCATAATCTTGAGGGAAAACTCCCATAAACAGAAAAGGCATTTTAAGACGTTGAGGCAGGTAATTGTAGCTTGGGAAAAGTACCTttgatatttcattatatGCATCTGTAAAGACTGAATTTCTCTTTTCTgctacttcattccagtagacGGGTTCTCTGTTATGCACGGATGTCGATAGGATGTCAGCAACTGTGACTATCATGAGAGGGAGACCTTCACAAAGCTTGGCAATTTTGTTGGCGGCTTTGTGAAGTTGAGGAGGACAAACCTCATCACCAAACACCTTCTCACATAGTAGCTCCatactttcttcttcattcaaAAACCGCACCTCAAGCCAAGGCTCATTACTTATACCAACATTCATTGATTTTCGATGTCGTCTAGTAAGCAAGACAAGAATGCAACCATATTTTGTGTATGGTAAAGAATCTTTAAAGAAATCCCATACATGTGGCTCCCAGACATCATCCAACACAACGATGCAATTCATGCCATCCATTCTTTCCTTCAAGTAGTCATCTCCTTGTGTAGTTCCACACAGTTGAGCTAAAATGCCTTTTGAAATTTGACCGGCCGGTTGAGGCACTCTGCCTACGGTGACCCACGCGCGACACTCAAATTTGCTCTGAATCTCGGGatcttcataaatttgcatagCAAGAGTGGTCTTCCCAACGCCTGCCGTTCCATaaagtgagtagaaatgaTACCCGCGACGAGATTCTCTCATAAGATCGGTTTTGAGGAGTTGAAGTTGGTCTGATAACCCCGTCATCTTTGAGTTGGTTCCATGAAAACCGATGACTGAGGAAATAGGTTCGTCTTCAGCCATATTATCAACTTCATAAACGTACTCCTTCTCCATATCCTTGAGCTTCTGGATCAAGGAACGAGCATCATTTTCCAGACTCAGCAGATCAATGGAGACAATCTCAGGAAGAGTTTCAAATTGTGAAGGAAGGTGTCGTGTAAGAAGGGATTCCAACGAGTCTTCAAATTTCCAAATTGCCTCTTTGATTCTTCCATCCAAAGCGTTCACCTTCTTCCTGCTCCTGCTTGAGCTTGTGTAGTCCAATCTTTTCAGAATTTCTTCCCAAGGCCCCAACTTATCGTATACGTCTCTTAGGATTTTGTTAGAGCGACCAACAAGTTTAAATCGAGAACAATAGAAAGTATTGATAATTGTGTTCTTAGCAGAAAGAACAGCACCAAAAGTTGTCATTCTTCTTATTTGAgagttggtggtggtggaattTTTGAGATTATCTTTTATCAGTTGCTCTCTAAGTCCACAATTAGAtgttttaataggagtatttcctttttttttccagttaaatattccattttattttatttatcactaCCTCCTTCATTCCGTCATTAAATGCtcattagtactccctccgtcccatagtactactaatagagtcattttgcaatttttgctACGTTCCATAGGAGTGGAGTCgttaaaagtcaacacatttcttgcACGACCCGTCtgaattcaattttcttattttttttattttcttcatttgttcTATAAATGTGGAGGTTTAATTTTGTGctgattttatgaaatgaagtGAAGGGAGGGAGAAAAATAGTTGTAGAATTTGCAcgctatatatacatatggaGGGAGAGAGtgtgtatattaatttatgtgttttaattacgtgttttaatttttttaaaatataaaattgtgtgGGAATAAATTATgtgctttaatttttttaaaatacaaaattgtgTGGGAATAAATGatgtgtttaaattttttaattaaattatgtgtttttttaattattatagtccgataatttttattttaactgaATTAAGATATGccaacaattgataaaataatgtgatttgtgGCTTGAGCGTGTCCACtaggcctgcttattcggccggttccAGTTCTAACCGGACCGGTCGGTTAAccagttttaaattttcatatattttagaatcggaaccggaaccgatcggttTTGGTTTGGAACCGACCGGTTAAGAACCGGtcgattccggttccgaaccggagcCGATGTGCAATTTTAATCCGaacttatttataattttaaatagttcaatactaaaaaaataataatccaacattaagaaatataacaaataatacctaaaaatttaaataaatacacaaaaaatacaaaccaacaatgcaataatattcatatacggataagagtgatgccaagtgtagtaggtcggactagtttatgttagcaattttataatacaaaaataggagttctaaactttaacaattttttaaaaaaatgagttttaaaattgaattccatttCCCTTCTTTtggctaaataaatattcattggaatttccaatactaattgatcttgttgtggctttttgatttataacggaacagtaaataaattatttacaaatatgttaaaatcgtatgttaaatgaattgttacataaatttgttataaagttaaatttctatcatatgaaatgatattgtatttgtataagttcttttagaaattaaaaacaaacttataaTGTCCTACTCATTgtagttagttcataaaaaatggattaggaaaataattgtagattcaaagtatcacggtttaaatattttaaatacttcaaaaaacAGAGCTCGCAAATCTAACACtgtttaaatctaaaaatcactcaatgtttcaaattattttactttaattcaaaattaattcaattaaattaaatttattagtatattaaattataaaaaaataaaattgaattataatccggTTCCTAGTtaggaaccggtcggttcTGATTCGAAACCGAAAccagttttatttaaaaagttggaaccgATATCGGAACTGGAACTGGAtatttcggtttcggttcttCAATTAACCGGTCGGTTTCGGTTTTGAtttcggttaaccgagaaccggaAAACCGTTTAAGCATTCCTAGTGTCCACTATTGCCCTGGACAATTTTTTGTGGGCGTGGACAAATAATCGTGGCTAAAAAAAAGGGGTCCACTCTTATTGCCATTGAATATGCTGAGACTATTACTTGTCACTATAATTTGCCATCATCACTTTTACATGCTCTTAGCTTTTTCTTGGTGGGTGGTTAGATGCATCGGTGGGTGAGTGGCTTTTCAGTTTTCATCGATTAttgttcttattttaattattggacTGAGAATATTGTGCTGCTCTCCACACATGTACTAGTATGATAACTTGATTTCATGATTAATTCTATGTTCATTCTATCTCGtgttcaaaattaaatgaaactaTGCTTTGGGTGCATAGTGGTAGTTTAAAAGTCTTAATTTAATGCCTCTCTAACTTGAATAAGATGGAATTTGGTGG is a window from the Salvia hispanica cultivar TCC Black 2014 chromosome 1, UniMelb_Shisp_WGS_1.0, whole genome shotgun sequence genome containing:
- the LOC125208862 gene encoding putative late blight resistance protein homolog R1C-3 isoform X2: MTTFGAVLSAKNTIINTFYCSRFKLVGRSNKILRDVYDKLGPWEEILKRLDYTSSSRSRKKVNALDGRIKEAIWKFEDSLESLLTRHLPSQFETLPEIVSIDLLSLENDARSLIQKLKDMEKEYVYEVDNMAEDEPISSVIGFHGTNSKMTGLSDQLQLLKTDLMRESRRGYHFYSLYGTAGVGKTTLAMQIYEDPEIQSKFECRAWVTVGRVPQPAGQISKGILAQLCGTTQGDDYLKERMDGMNCIVVLDDVWEPHVWDFFKDSLPYTKYGCILVLLTRRHRKSMNVGISNEPWLEVRFLNEEESMELLCEKVFGDEVCPPQLHKAANKIAKLCEGLPLMIVTVADILSTSVHNREPVYWNEVAEKRNSVFTDAYNEISKVLFPSYNYLPQRLKMPFLFMGVFPQDYDTPPSKIITMLTAEGLWYDRRCLRELAIYFSLVLRSFKSVNKTSDEFSIGEYKTCWLHSSWRHVCRGEASQNKFYHVLNKLIDALEGLKGQRGLCLENNILFGIKEFRDSVRLNCASYARSLLFYGPYHQYPIPIDVGFRLLREIDALRQRFYTFPIEFLSLFQLKYLALTYNGELPATISKLFNLRVLIIHPHMKIRRLRAASYVPIQIWDMQELEHIEILGKSLVAPSHLSSLKKLKTLVGVNASICTISQLSRRIPNIRKLRIQIELTPYDDHNDLLRCFGCISILGSLEILKFNITNPVIKHGHVYPVTPGSLKLPRNLKKLHLSGMGFPWEYMDVVGSLPYLEALKLRSYAFLGSCWEAKRESFWELKFLLIEESDLVQWNPRLGSFPKLDYLSLKHCYKLKEVSGPTSIYAELGFEIVAIELEDCNPLALTCATQLQPARTNKLTVIGSSSFYEKPITFKYERYGGDHIPKAIREVEDSDKEGDVEGGGIDEDTNEKDREENNGEKCTSDHEDIKEEDYGKEIANRGEDDEGKGADEDSNDEDEEENDHEYSYEEQETEASANIKEHGCVEEDGRLMPMSKSMRASQGFESAATK
- the LOC125208862 gene encoding putative late blight resistance protein homolog R1C-3 isoform X1, encoding MTTFGAVLSAKNTIINTFYCSRFKLVGRSNKILRDVYDKLGPWEEILKRLDYTSSSRSRKKVNALDGRIKEAIWKFEDSLESLLTRHLPSQFETLPEIVSIDLLSLENDARSLIQKLKDMEKEYVYEVDNMAEDEPISSVIGFHGTNSKMTGLSDQLQLLKTDLMRESRRGYHFYSLYGTAGVGKTTLAMQIYEDPEIQSKFECRAWVTVGRVPQPAGQISKGILAQLCGTTQGDDYLKERMDGMNCIVVLDDVWEPHVWDFFKDSLPYTKYGCILVLLTRRHRKSMNVGISNEPWLEVRFLNEEESMELLCEKVFGDEVCPPQLHKAANKIAKLCEGLPLMIVTVADILSTSVHNREPVYWNEVAEKRNSVFTDAYNEISKVLFPSYNYLPQRLKMPFLFMGVFPQDYDTPPSKIITMLTAEGLWYDRRCLRELAIYFSLVLRSFKSVNKTSDEFSIGEYKTCWLHSSWRHVCRGEASQNKFYHVLNKLIDALEGLKGQRGLCLENNILFGIKEFRDSVRLNCASYARSLLFYGPYHQYPIPIDVGFRLLREIDALRQRFYTFPIEFLSLFQLKYLALTYNGELPATISKLFNLRVLIIHPHMKIRRLRAASYVPIQIWDMQELEHIEILGKSLVAPSHLSSLKKLKTLVGVNASICTISQLSRRIPNIRKLRIQIELTPYDDHNDLLRCFGCISILGSLEILKFNITNPVIKHGHVYPVTPGSLKLPRNLKKLHLSGMGFPWEYMDVVGSLPYLEALKLRSYAFLGSCWEAKRESFWELKFLLIEESDLVQWNPRLGSFPKLDYLSLKHCYKLKEVSGPTSIYAELGFEIVAIELEDCNPLALTCATQLQPARTNKLTVIGSSSFYEKPITFKYERYGGDHIPKAIREVEDSDKEGDVEGGGIDEDTNEKDREENNGEKCTSDHEDIKEEDYGKEIANRGEDDEGEDEDANVEDEQRMIGNTHTITRIHTRMMKARVLMRIQMTKMRKRMIMNIRMRNRKPKQVPTSRSMGVLKKMVGLCQCQRA